A part of Rhinoderma darwinii isolate aRhiDar2 chromosome 1, aRhiDar2.hap1, whole genome shotgun sequence genomic DNA contains:
- the LOC142741731 gene encoding acetylgalactosaminyl-O-glycosyl-glycoprotein beta-1,3-N-acetylglucosaminyltransferase-like, giving the protein MKTKFRQLFVRLAVGVILFLLFSTNNTKFLPDKKMLDVSIHYDFPTISESPLVKCIENTSVQNLTSFNEEPKNMKDFLTYRHCRSFPLLLDSPMKCGGPNAKDVFLLLAIKTAPENFERREAIRRTWGEEKTYSGAKLKRIFLSGVPRAKEQTKRMMELLSTESQIYGDILQWNFEDSFYNLTLKQVLFHQWFHQKCPGAQFIFNGDDDVFVNTLNVITYLQSTEISGRKSHLFVGALNEFMPLIREKNSKYYVSKEIFPSDSYDPYCGGGGILISSFTASSIHKESQYIALIPIDDAYLGMCLKRAGLIPINHQGIRTLGLRLPNNVDSFDPCYYQDMLIVHRFRPYEMLIMWKALQITEVLCKNHVLVVNATKFN; this is encoded by the coding sequence ATGAAGACAAAATTCCGGCAGTTATTTGTTCGATTAGCAGTTGGTGTCATCCTGTTCTTACTTTTCTCAACAAACAACACTAAATTTCTTCCTGATAAAAAAATGCTAGATGTCAGTATTCATTATGACTTTCCAACCATTTCAGAATCACCACTCGTCAAATGTATAGAAAACACTTCTGTTCAGAACCTCACAAGTTTTAATGAGGAACCAAAAAATATGAAGGATTTTCTGACTTACCGTCATTGTAGGTCTTTCCCATTGCTACTTGACTCTCCTATGAAGTGTGGTGGTCCTAATGCAAAAGATGTTTTTCTGTTACTAGCTATTAAAACTGCTCCTGAAAATTTCGAACGTCGTGAGGCAATCAGGAGAACATGGGGAGAAGAAAAGACATATAGTGGTGCAAAACTAAAAAGAATCTTTCTCAGTGGTGTCCCAAGGGCAAAGGAACAAACAAAGCGGATGATGGAGTTGCTATCTACAGAGAGTCAAATATATGGAGATATTCTGCAGTGGAACTTTGAAGACTCCTTCTACAATTTAACCTTAAAGCAGGTCCTTTTCCATCAGTGGTTTCATCAGAAGTGTCCAGGGGCTCAGTTTATATTTAATGGAGATGATGATGTATTTGTGAACACCTTAAATGTTATCACATATTTGCAAAGTACAGAAATAAGTGGCAGAAAGAGTCACCTCTTTGTTGGTGCACTGAATGAATTTATGCCTCTAATCCGTGAGAAGAACAGCAAATATTATGTCTCAAAAGAAATTTTTCCTAGTGACTCATATGACCCCTACTGTGGTGGTGGAGGCATTCTTATATCCAGCTTCACTGCCTCTTCTATACACAAGGAATCTCAATACATCGCACTAATTCCAATTGATGATGCCTATCTGGGAATGTGCCTGAAGAGAGCAGGTCTAATACCAATAAATCATCAGGGAATACGCACCCTTGGACTCAGGTTGCCAAATAATGTGGATTCTTTTGATCCCTGCTACTACCAGGATATGCTCATTGTCCATCGTTTTAGGCCCTATGAAATGTTAATCATGTGGAAGGCTTTACAGATCACAGAAGTGTTATGTAAAAATCATGTATTGGTAGTAAACGCAACCAAATTTAACTGA